The segment GCGAGGACGCGTCGGGGAGAGCCGCGCCGTTGACCTGCGTGATCCGCACGCGGAACGTGGACGCGCCGCTCAGCGGAGCGACCTCGTCCGTGCAGGCGCAGAGGCCGAGGAGCGAGAGGGCGGCGAGGGACGTGAAAAACTTCATTGCCCGACCATCCGGATACGACCATCGGAGAAGTTCCCGATGTACCGATCGACGCAAGAGAGGTACTTGCAGGTCTCGCCCGCGGTCCTGCAGGGCGCGAGCCCCTCCTCGCATTCACGCTCGACCGAGGCGGACGGCGCGTTCTCGCAGACCGAGCGCTGGAAGGCCGCGACGTCGTCGCGGCAGGCCCGGAGCACACACGTGCCGGCCTCGCAGGGGCGGGCCGGGTCGGACGAGCAGGTGTCGCCTTCGATGACGGATTCGGGGCAGGCGCAGACGAAGTCCTTGTCGAGCTTCGTGCAATCGCCGTCGGTCTTGCAGGCGATGGGCTCGTCGTGGTCACACACGCCGCTCTTCGTGCAGGTGGCCGAGAGGCCGAGGAGCGAGGAGCACTCGTCGGATTGGCTGCCGTTGCCATTCTGATCGGCGGGGCAGGGGGGCCGGATCGTGCAAGGCTCGCCGGCGCGGATGTAATCGACGAGCGCGTCGCGCTGCTGGATCTGCGTGTCGAACTGCGTCGTGTTGCGCTGCAGGACGCGGAAGCCGCTGCCGCCGCCCGCGAGGTAGTTCGAGGTGGCGAGCTCGTAGCTGGCGAGCGAATCGAAGGGCTGCCAGCACACGCCGCCCTCGACGTCGCAGCTCCCGAGGCCCTTGTCGGGGCAGTCGGCGTCGCTCGCGCAGTTGACCTTGGGGTTACGCGCGCCGATGTAGATGTCCGTCGCGACGCCGGGCGGGCCGTCCGGGGTCTTGCGCTGCGTGCAATCGACCACGATACGCGCGCCCGCGATCTGGACCTGCGAGACGCAGCCGCGGCCGGCGGACCTGCGCGCCACGAAATCGAAGAGGTCCTGCACCTCGACGCCCGAGAGCTGCATCTTCGAGATCGAGTTGTCGAAGGGGAAGATGTTGTACATCTGCTCGACGGTGACCGGACCGGGCACGAGATCGGCGCGGATGCCCGTGGTGTTGGTCATCGAGAAATCGGTCTGCACGCCGAGGCGGAGCCACATCGCCGTCGCGATCATGTTGCCGAGGGGCGAGTCGCCGCCGCTCGTCGAGAAGCGCCGCGAGCCGTCCCGCGCATACCCCACGAGCAGCTCCAGGTTCGCGAGCGCGTCGAGGCTCTGCGAATACGGCTCGAGCGTCGCGAGCACGATCGGATCCTCGGGCACGGCCTCCGTCACCGGGAAGAGCCGATAATCGTTCGAGATGACCTCGAAGCCGTTCGCCGGGTCGTACGGGGAGGCGCCGCCGGCCTCGCCCGGGAAATCCTCGGGGTCGTTCGAAACGATGAGGTCGAGCCGGCCGACGTACTTGGCGAACGCGCCGGAGTGGGCGAGGACGACGTCGCGCGGCCGGCAGTAGCGCCGGACCTTGCCGGTCTCCGCGTTCGGATCGTTCAGCTCGATGTAATAGCTGTTCACGGCGGCGTCGTAGTTCGCCGAGCAGTCCCGCACGCGCTTCGGCGGCTGGAGCACGATGTGGTTGTGCCCGCCGAGGATGACGTCGATGCCCGTCGTGTTCTGGATCATGCGCTCGTCGACCTCGAGGCCGAGGTGCGTGACGAAGACGACGACGTCGACGATGGGCCGGAGGAGGTCGGTGTAGAACTGCGCGACCTCGACGGTGTTGAGCGGGGTGATCCCGAGCCGGTTCGGCGCGTCGAAGATCGAGGTCATGCTCGACAGGTTGCCCATGCCGATGAGCCCCACGCGCAGGCCGTCGAGGTTGAAGACGGTGTACGGCTGGAGCTGCGCGCCGAGCGGAGAGGCGCCGGGCTGCGCCGGGTCTTCGAGCAGGTAGTTGGCCGCGAGGACGGGGAAGTTCGCCCAGTTCTGGAGCTGGATCCCGAGGTTCAGGGCGCCGCGGTCGAACTCGTGGTTGGCGACGAGCATGGCGTCGACGCCCATCGCGTCGAGCGCGCGAATCTCGGCCTCACCGGAGAAGAAGTTGAAGACGGGCGCGCCCTGGAAGCAGTCGCCGCCGTCGACGTGGAGGACCCGCGAGGCCCGCGCCCGCTCCCGCCCGACGATATGCGAGATCCGCGCGGCGCCGCCGACGTTGGCGATGCTGAGCGCCTCGCCGAGCCCGAGCCCCGAGTCGACCTGACCGAGCTGCAGGTTGTACGGGTAGAGCCGCGAGTGGATGTCGGAGGTGTGGATCAGGGTCAGGTGGGTCTGACCCTTGAGCTTGGGGGTAGGCGCGGGTTCTTCACAGCCCGAGCCCAGGGCCAAGGTCGCAAAGAGGGGCGCGGCCAGGAGGGGGGCCAGGAGGCGTCGGAAGCGCATCGACGGGGCGTAACCTAGGCAGGATGCCGCCGGTGGCTCAAGGGAAAAACGTGG is part of the Polyangium spumosum genome and harbors:
- a CDS encoding bifunctional metallophosphatase/5'-nucleotidase, which produces MRFRRLLAPLLAAPLFATLALGSGCEEPAPTPKLKGQTHLTLIHTSDIHSRLYPYNLQLGQVDSGLGLGEALSIANVGGAARISHIVGRERARASRVLHVDGGDCFQGAPVFNFFSGEAEIRALDAMGVDAMLVANHEFDRGALNLGIQLQNWANFPVLAANYLLEDPAQPGASPLGAQLQPYTVFNLDGLRVGLIGMGNLSSMTSIFDAPNRLGITPLNTVEVAQFYTDLLRPIVDVVVFVTHLGLEVDERMIQNTTGIDVILGGHNHIVLQPPKRVRDCSANYDAAVNSYYIELNDPNAETGKVRRYCRPRDVVLAHSGAFAKYVGRLDLIVSNDPEDFPGEAGGASPYDPANGFEVISNDYRLFPVTEAVPEDPIVLATLEPYSQSLDALANLELLVGYARDGSRRFSTSGGDSPLGNMIATAMWLRLGVQTDFSMTNTTGIRADLVPGPVTVEQMYNIFPFDNSISKMQLSGVEVQDLFDFVARRSAGRGCVSQVQIAGARIVVDCTQRKTPDGPPGVATDIYIGARNPKVNCASDADCPDKGLGSCDVEGGVCWQPFDSLASYELATSNYLAGGGSGFRVLQRNTTQFDTQIQQRDALVDYIRAGEPCTIRPPCPADQNGNGSQSDECSSLLGLSATCTKSGVCDHDEPIACKTDGDCTKLDKDFVCACPESVIEGDTCSSDPARPCEAGTCVLRACRDDVAAFQRSVCENAPSASVERECEEGLAPCRTAGETCKYLSCVDRYIGNFSDGRIRMVGQ